The DNA region CATATAAATCATCAGAATTCCCTAATGCTTCACCAGATAATTTTAGTAAAACTCGCTTATATTGTAATGCCATTATAACTTTCCTCTTTTTTTCTATTTTATTCTAATATATTATAAATTGTTTTAACAAATAATCAAAATAAAATTACAAATTAGTAAAGAAATTTACTTTATCAAAAACTACTTAATATTAACTTAAACTTGGCAAATAAAATGTTAAAAACTCATGTCAAAATTCTCATGCTTTTGTTTTTAAAGCATCGTTTTTAAAGCATCACTTGTTAAAAGTCAATATACAAATCCCTCCGTAAAAAATTCAAAATTATCTCTAAATGAAAATTTAATAAGATGAAAAAATGGAAAAATCTTTTCTTTTGTTAAACTTTGTTGCTGGTGAAAGTTATTAATTTTTTTAATAAAAATGTTTTTAATTGTTCAATCACATTAATTTTATAATCTAAGCAGCAAATGTTCAAGTTCATGACATAGATTGTAAAAAATACACTTTGTTGTGAAATTCCACCTTCAATCCAATTTTGCTTTCATATCTCTTCATAGTTACAATTTATTGCATCATATGCAATTGCAATTTACCGGTTGTTTAAATTTGCATAACCCTTTGTTTATAAAAATTGTCCGTCTTTAATAATAACAGAACTTAAAACTTTATTAATTTCTTGTTTTGTTAAAAGAAAAACACAAATATTATAAAATAATGTAATAATTTCTTTTAATTTATTTTGATAAATTGAATAATAATGATTGATAAATTGTTGTCAAGAATGTAGAACTGGTTTATCTAAAAAAGACAATAATTCATCATAAGAAATAAATGCTTTTTGATCATAAGAATGGTAAATTAGTATAATTAACTGGACTTAAAAAAGCATTTGTTAAATTTTGTTCAAGTTTTGTTGCAATATTATTATTAATTCACATTCCTCGGTAACCTCGATTTTGTACTCAAGTTTTATTTGGGGCATATTGTCGATTTAAATCAATTTGATTAGCAATTGATTTATCAATATTATAATAAAGAATCACTGATCCTCGATAAAACGAAAAATCACTTGAAACAATTGTTGCTGAATAAGAACTAATGTTATTTTTAATTTTTATTTTATTAATATTTAAATTAGGAAATTGTTGTTTTAATTTTTCTTTAATCTGTATTTTTTGGGAATATATAGGCCATTAGTTTTAAGAGTTTTTAAATTGTGGTAAGTAACAATTGTCCCTAACTCAAGTGGTCTTGGATTTAAATAACCAAGATATCAGACATACAGAACAAAACTGACAAAAACCGTTACCATTAAAACTAATGTTGAATTAACCATTCACCATTTTTTGCTATTTTTTTCATATGTTTTTTCTTTTCTAAAACTTTTAATAATTTATAATGTTTAATCTTGGATAGTCATTTTATTATTTAGAAATAATTTTGTTAAAACAACATTATTTTCTATCACAAAATAAAAACTGTTTAAAAAACAGTTTTCTTAAATAGATTAATTAAAACCCATTCCGCTTAGACCACCCATCCCAGGAATATTTGGCATACGCCCTGATTTAATTTGACGAGCAATTTCATCAACTTGTTTTTTTGTTTTTTCAAATTGATTAATTAGCTCATTATATTCTTTTTCAGTTCGTCCTGAGCCTTTTAAAATCCGATTTTTTCGTGATAAATGTTTTAATAATCGTGGTTCACGACGTTCTTTCACTGTCATTGATGATAATAATACTTCGGTTACTTTTAATTTTCGTTCAGCATCATCAATTTTTTCATCACTTAATTTTGGCATTCCAGGTAATAATTTCATAATTCCGCCTATTTTACCCATTTTTGAAATTTGGCGCATTTGGTTTAATAAATCTTGCAAATCAAACTGTCCCATCATCATTCGATTCATTGTTTTTTTGATATCACGTTCATCTAATACATCTTTTGCTTTTTCAACTAAGGTTTGAACATCTCCCATTCCTAAAATTCGATCAGCCATTCGGTCAGGATAAAAGATTTGTAAATTACTCATTCCTTCTCCAGTTCCAATAAAAGTAATTGGTAATTTTGTTAAATGTGTAATTGACAAAGCAGCCCCACCACGAGCATCACCATCTAGTTTTGTAACAACTACTCCTGTTAATTTTAATAACTGATTAAATTCAGTAGCAACATTAATAATGTCTTGCCCTGTCATCCCATCAACAACAAGAAGAATTTCATCCGGGGTAATATTATTTTTAATTTCTTTTAATTCGTGCATTAACTCAGAATCAATATGTAAACGTCCAGCTGTATCAATTAAAATAACATCATTTTTATTATCTTTTGCATAAATAATTGCTTGTTGCGAAGTCGTTACTGGATTTTGTGTTCCGCGCTCAAAAACTTCAATATTTAAATTTTTTCCAATTGTTTTTAATTGTTTAATCGCTGCTGGTCGATAAATATCACAAGCAACTAATAATGGTTTTTTGTAATATTTCTTTTCAACTAACTTAGCAATTTTCCCCGTTGTGGTTGTTTTACCACTTCCTTGTAAACCAACCATCATTACAATTGTTGGTTTTGAAGTAAATGATAATTCTTTAACTGTTTTTCCAAATATATTAACTAATTCTTCATGCACAATTTTAACCATCATTTGTGATGCATTTAATCCATCAAGAATATATTCACCTCGTGCTTTTGTTTCAACAGCTTTAATAAAATCTTTAACTACTTCATTATTAACATCAGCCTCCAATAATGCTAATCAAATTTCACGCATTATTTCAGCAATAGCATCAGTCGTTAAGGTTGATTTTTTCATATTTTTTTCAATTGATTTTTTCAATCGATTCGCTAAAAAATCTCCAATCATATTTTTTCTCCTTTAATAACAAATACACTCTTATTAATTAATTATACTAAAATTAACATAAAAAAGAATAAAATTTTTTTTCTTTAAATAACAGTTTCAGTAACCCGTAATTCACGGATAACTGTAATAACAATATCACCAGGAATTGCCTTTGCTTGTTTAATTTTTTCCTTAATATTAAGCGCAATTTTATGAGTACGAGCATCATCATTAATAATTGGATTAACAATAATTCGAATTTGTCGTCCTGCTTGTAAAACATAAGCTGATTGGACACCATGGACTTTTTGGCAAATTTTTTCTAACTCATTCATTCGAGCAATATAATTTTCAACATTATTATTACGACTGCCTGGACGAGCAGCTGACAACGTATCAGCTGCTGATACTAAAACAGAATAAGGATTAGTTACTGGTACTTCGCCATGATGCGAAGCAATTGCATTAATAATAATTGGATGTTCATTACATTTTGTTGCAATTTGAACACCTAAAGTAACATGACTTCCTTCATTTTCAAAATCAACTGCTTTTCCAATATCATGTAATAACCCAGCACGCATTGCAATTGCAGGGTCTAACCCCAGTTCACTTGCCATTATTGCTGCTAATTTTGCTACTTCGACAGAATGTAATAAGACATTTTGACCATAACTAGTTCGATATTTTAAAATTCCTAAGTGACGAATTAATTCAATATCTAAATTATCAATTGCTAATTCAGCCGCAATTTCTTTTCCTGCTTCAAGAATTGTCATTTCGATTTCTTCTTGTTCTAATTTTATTGTTTCTTCAATTCGCGTTGGTTGAATTCGACCATCAAGTAATAATTTTTCTAAAGTTTTTTTTGCAATTTCCCGACGAATTGGGTTAAAAGATGAAATTTGTACAACATTAGGTGTATCATCAATAATTAAATCAACCCCTGCTGCTATTTCAAATGTGCGAATATTACGTCCATCTTTCCCAATAATTCGTCCTTTCATATTATCATCTTCTAAATAAATTGAAGTTGTTGTTTTTTCTGCCACAACTTTTACTGCATAACGTTCAATTGCAGTAGTAATAATGTTAATGGCTGTTTGTTTGGCATTAATTTTTGCAGTATTTTCAGCATTTCGTAAAAATTCACCAATTTCCTTTTGATACCGATCACTTATTTCTTTAAAAAGAACATCTTTTGCTTCTTCAAGTGAATATCCGGCAACTTTTTCAAGTTGATGAAGATTTCGTTCTACCATTTCTTGATAATAGTTAATCTTTCCTTGCAATTCTTCTTTCTTACGAAACACTTCTTGCTCTTTGCCATTTAATACTTCTTCTCTCTCAACAATTAAACGTTCTCTATCTACTAAAAATTTTTCGGTTGCTAAAAATTCTTCACGTTTGCGAGTTAATTCATCTTTCATTTCTTGTCTAATTTGTGCTGCTTCAACACGTCCATCTGCTTTAGCAGCATTAATAATTTTTTTTGCTTTATCTTTTGCTTGTTTAATTTTTAATTTTGTTTTTTTGATTAATTTAAATCTTAAATATTTTTCAAATAAATATCCAAGAAAGTAACAACATATTGCAACAGCAATAAGGATAATTACTCATATGTGTGTTTGCATAATTATTTCTCCTTTACTTAAAAGATTAAGTAAGAAGTATTAATTTAAATATATAAGTGGAATACTAGCAATGAAATCATTGCCACATATTATTATACTCTTTTTTAGAAAAAAATTCGCAGAAGATTTCAATTTTATACGAATATTTTTTCATTTTAACCCTATATTTTAATATTTTTTTATTATTTTTATTAACTTTTAATCAAATTTTAATCAATTTCAACATCATATTTCTTTTTAATTTCTATTAGAAAAAAAATCATTTAATATTTTTCAATTATATTTTTGCTTTTCTTCTTGTGTTGATAATAAAAAATTTACTAATCAACTAATAACATTAGGTTCTTTTACATAATCATAATTGTATCAAGCATACTTGGAATTGATAATTGAATAAGCAAGCTCTTTTTTATTTTCTCAAGATTCATCTTATTTACCCTTTGCTTTTACTAAATATGTAATTAAATAATCACTTGGTAAAATATTATAATACATCTCTTTATTTAAAAAAACTTGCTTAAACTTATTCCATCTTTTAAAAAATTTCAGAATCACTTTTTAAACGAAAAATATGTTTCAAAGGCATGCGTAAATTGATGTGCTATTACATGTGCTATTACTTTCAAAATTTTCAATAATTGCTTGAAAATCTTGAAAAAATTCATTTTAAAAATTACTTGTTGATAATTTATCTTCTTTTTCATAAGAACTTATGGCAACAAGTTTTGGCATCATAGTAACAAAACTTGTAACAGTTAATAAACTTAAATTTTTTTCATTCTATTTGTGTCCTTTCTTTTTTTTATTTATTATTCTTTAGAAGCCATACTACGGTTGTTTGATATTAAATGATTAATAACCTAACCCTTTTCATTTGAATTTAGTAATTTTATTATACATAAATATTAAATATATATTATTACTTATTTAATATTTTTTGTTGCATTTGCAATTACAATTTACAAATGAAAAAATGTTTTTTCTTTTTAAAAAAAAACATTTTTTTATGCATGGGGACTAAAAGGGTCAATAACTATTAAAGTATCTGGTTCTTCTTTTTTTCCCATTTTTCGATCAATTTTATAATAACTATTATTTGACATTTTAATTCATTCAATAATATCTTTTACTTCAGATAATTCTTCATAAAAGTCAATAATAAATCAATCATAAAATTTATAAGTAACTAAATCACCAACTGCATTCGCATGCTGTGCTAATTTATTTGTTAATTCAGCAAAATATGCTCGCTTTGTTTGATAGGTTTCCATTAATTCAATAATATTTTTAATATCTTTATATTCTTCAGCAATATTTTTAATTTTATAATGTCCATCGCGGTCTAAAACAAAATTCATAATTCGACGTTGATGTAAAACTTCATCTTGTGCTTGAACTTGGAAATAATGGCTAAAACCAGGAAACTCTAACTTATCAGCGGCTGAACTTAAATTATAGCAAAAAAATTGCATTTTGATGTGTTCATGAATATAATGTTCTAAATCTTTTTCAATATCGTTTGTTAACATATTTTTTCTCTCTTTCTATTCTTATTGTACACTCTTAAAAGTTAATTATTCTCATTTTAATTTAAAAGCAATTTTTTTATTAAAGTAATAAAATTGATTTTCTTTAAATTGGAATTTTAATATTTCAATTTTTTTTGCTTTTGGATTAATTTTTAATTCATCAAAAGCAATTAAATCATTCAAATCAAGATCAAAAATTGTTGTTTTTTGTTCA from Spiroplasma kunkelii CR2-3x includes:
- the ffh gene encoding signal recognition particle protein, which gives rise to MIGDFLANRLKKSIEKNMKKSTLTTDAIAEIMREIWLALLEADVNNEVVKDFIKAVETKARGEYILDGLNASQMMVKIVHEELVNIFGKTVKELSFTSKPTIVMMVGLQGSGKTTTTGKIAKLVEKKYYKKPLLVACDIYRPAAIKQLKTIGKNLNIEVFERGTQNPVTTSQQAIIYAKDNKNDVILIDTAGRLHIDSELMHELKEIKNNITPDEILLVVDGMTGQDIINVATEFNQLLKLTGVVVTKLDGDARGGAALSITHLTKLPITFIGTGEGMSNLQIFYPDRMADRILGMGDVQTLVEKAKDVLDERDIKKTMNRMMMGQFDLQDLLNQMRQISKMGKIGGIMKLLPGMPKLSDEKIDDAERKLKVTEVLLSSMTVKERREPRLLKHLSRKNRILKGSGRTEKEYNELINQFEKTKKQVDEIARQIKSGRMPNIPGMGGLSGMGFN
- the rny gene encoding ribonuclease Y; the encoded protein is MQTHIWVIILIAVAICCYFLGYLFEKYLRFKLIKKTKLKIKQAKDKAKKIINAAKADGRVEAAQIRQEMKDELTRKREEFLATEKFLVDRERLIVEREEVLNGKEQEVFRKKEELQGKINYYQEMVERNLHQLEKVAGYSLEEAKDVLFKEISDRYQKEIGEFLRNAENTAKINAKQTAINIITTAIERYAVKVVAEKTTTSIYLEDDNMKGRIIGKDGRNIRTFEIAAGVDLIIDDTPNVVQISSFNPIRREIAKKTLEKLLLDGRIQPTRIEETIKLEQEEIEMTILEAGKEIAAELAIDNLDIELIRHLGILKYRTSYGQNVLLHSVEVAKLAAIMASELGLDPAIAMRAGLLHDIGKAVDFENEGSHVTLGVQIATKCNEHPIIINAIASHHGEVPVTNPYSVLVSAADTLSAARPGSRNNNVENYIARMNELEKICQKVHGVQSAYVLQAGRQIRIIVNPIINDDARTHKIALNIKEKIKQAKAIPGDIVITVIRELRVTETVI
- a CDS encoding ferritin gives rise to the protein MLTNDIEKDLEHYIHEHIKMQFFCYNLSSAADKLEFPGFSHYFQVQAQDEVLHQRRIMNFVLDRDGHYKIKNIAEEYKDIKNIIELMETYQTKRAYFAELTNKLAQHANAVGDLVTYKFYDWFIIDFYEELSEVKDIIEWIKMSNNSYYKIDRKMGKKEEPDTLIVIDPFSPHA